A window of the Pecten maximus chromosome 19, xPecMax1.1, whole genome shotgun sequence genome harbors these coding sequences:
- the LOC117317915 gene encoding uncharacterized protein LOC117317915, with the protein MTTAKMICMGMTSIVIYRNIQRVCVGDFICLSRTVIPEDSGGDSIRLSRTVVPDNGGGDSIRLSRTVIPEDSGGDSIRLSRTVVPDNGGGDSIRLSRTVVLECGDDGGSSSCGDDGFGDGDGNGDGDGSVV; encoded by the exons ATGACGACAGCAAAAATGATATGTATGGGGATGACAAGCATAGTTATATACCGAAACATACAACGAG TTTGTGTTGGCGATTTCATTTGTCTGAGCAGAACTGTGATTCCGGAGGATAGTGGTGGCGACTCAATTCGTCTGAGCAGAACTGTGGTTCCAGACAATGGTGGTGGCGACTCAATTCGTCTGAGCAGAACTGTGATTCCGGAGGATAGTGGTGGCGACTCAATCCGTCTGAGCAGAACTGTGGTTCCAGACAATGGTGGTGGCGACTCAATTCGTCTGAGCAGAACTGTGGTTCTGGAGTGTGGTGATGATGGAGGCAGCAGCAGTTGTGGCGACGACGGCTTTGGCGACGGTGATGGGAACGGCGATGGGGACGGCAGTGTTGTTTAA